Proteins from a single region of Polycladomyces zharkentensis:
- the polA gene encoding DNA polymerase I: protein MDKLVLIDGNSIAFRAFFALPRLTNSAGVYTNAVYGFTMMLMKVLETEAPSHILVAFDAGKTTFRHDDYQEYKGKREKTPSEFSQQIPLIKEVLDAFSIRHFELEGFEADDIIGTLARRAERADLDTLIVTGDKDLLQLVTDKVHLLLTRKGVTETERYDVEAVKERYGLKPEQIVDLKGLMGDPSDNIPGIPGVGEKTALKLLHQFGSVEAVLEHVDELSGKKLRERVAEHREQARLSKKLATIHCDVPLPFELEDIKFVQYDRQRVLELFKRLTFQSLIDRLGGAGEPAERDDAQDGAQEVDVRIVHESDARLDELLTRDRLACHVELSEANYHRADIIGVALSDGERHVYLPWETARQHDVLLSWLADSSKTKIGYDVKAATVALRRHGVRAAGFTFDILLASYLLNPSESTHELSDVVRRKLDGSLPDDESFYGKGQKRRQPEQDELARHLARKTAAMVRLHPLLVEELDDAQMMSLFAELEMPLSRVLADMECVGVKVDRERLVRLGEELKEQLDSLTREIYDLAGTEFNINSPKQLGEILFDKLGLPVLKKTKTGYSTSADVLEKLAPQHEIVEKILHFRQVGKLISTYVEGLLKEIDPETGKIHTRFNQTITATGRLSSTEPNLQNIPIRLEEGRRIRQVFVPSEPDWLILSADYSQIELRILAHLSGDENLKEAFVRDMDIHTKTAMDVFGVSEEEVTPLMRRHAKAVNFGIVYGISDYGLSQNLNIPRKKAAEFIERYFASYPGVKAYMDRVVEQAKQDGYVTTMLNRRRYLPDIRSRNYNLRSFAERTAMNTPIQGTAADIIKTAMVRMDEVLKAKGAQSRMLLQVHDELIFEVPTSELDWMKETVREVMEGTMALSVPLKVDVHHGPTWYQAK, encoded by the coding sequence GATTATCAGGAATACAAAGGAAAGCGGGAAAAGACGCCGAGTGAGTTTTCCCAGCAGATCCCGCTGATCAAAGAGGTGTTGGATGCGTTCAGCATTCGCCATTTTGAGTTGGAAGGGTTTGAGGCCGACGACATCATCGGCACATTGGCCCGCCGGGCTGAACGTGCCGACCTCGATACACTGATCGTCACCGGAGACAAGGATTTGCTGCAACTGGTGACCGACAAGGTGCATCTGTTGCTGACGCGCAAGGGTGTTACCGAGACTGAGCGGTACGATGTCGAAGCGGTGAAGGAACGGTACGGCTTAAAGCCGGAACAGATCGTTGATTTGAAAGGGCTGATGGGTGACCCGTCGGACAATATCCCGGGTATTCCGGGAGTGGGGGAAAAAACGGCACTCAAACTGCTTCATCAATTCGGCTCCGTTGAAGCGGTGTTGGAGCATGTGGATGAACTGTCGGGCAAAAAGTTGCGGGAACGGGTGGCCGAACACCGGGAACAAGCCCGGCTCAGCAAAAAGCTGGCCACCATTCATTGCGATGTTCCCCTCCCGTTTGAACTGGAGGATATCAAATTTGTCCAATATGACCGACAACGGGTGTTGGAGCTGTTCAAGCGGTTGACCTTTCAATCGCTGATCGATCGGTTGGGGGGCGCGGGGGAGCCTGCCGAACGGGACGATGCGCAAGACGGTGCACAGGAGGTCGACGTCCGGATCGTACACGAATCGGATGCGCGGTTGGACGAGCTGCTCACACGGGATCGTCTCGCCTGTCACGTTGAATTGAGCGAGGCGAACTACCATCGCGCTGACATCATCGGTGTGGCGTTATCCGATGGAGAACGGCATGTTTACCTGCCATGGGAAACCGCCCGTCAACACGATGTGCTGCTGTCGTGGTTGGCCGATTCATCCAAGACGAAGATCGGGTATGATGTCAAGGCCGCCACCGTTGCCCTGCGACGGCACGGGGTACGAGCCGCCGGGTTTACTTTCGATATTTTGCTCGCATCCTACCTGCTCAACCCGTCGGAATCGACCCATGAACTTTCTGACGTGGTGCGGCGCAAACTGGACGGCAGTCTGCCGGACGACGAATCGTTCTACGGCAAAGGACAAAAGCGGCGCCAACCGGAACAAGACGAGTTGGCCCGCCATCTGGCGCGCAAAACGGCAGCGATGGTGCGTCTCCATCCCTTGCTGGTCGAGGAATTGGACGACGCTCAGATGATGTCGTTGTTTGCAGAGCTGGAGATGCCGCTCTCCCGCGTGCTGGCTGACATGGAATGCGTTGGGGTGAAAGTGGATCGGGAGCGGTTGGTGAGGCTGGGTGAGGAACTGAAAGAACAATTGGATTCCTTGACCCGAGAGATTTACGATTTGGCGGGCACCGAGTTCAACATCAATTCGCCCAAACAATTGGGTGAAATCTTGTTTGACAAATTGGGTCTGCCGGTATTGAAAAAAACCAAAACCGGTTATTCCACCAGTGCCGACGTGCTGGAAAAGCTGGCCCCCCAACATGAGATCGTGGAGAAGATCTTGCATTTCCGCCAGGTGGGCAAATTGATTTCCACCTATGTAGAGGGATTGCTGAAGGAGATCGACCCGGAGACAGGCAAAATCCACACCCGGTTCAACCAGACCATCACGGCGACGGGGCGCCTGTCCAGCACGGAACCCAATTTGCAAAACATCCCGATCCGCTTGGAAGAGGGACGCCGCATCCGTCAGGTGTTCGTGCCGTCCGAACCGGATTGGCTGATCCTGTCCGCCGATTATTCACAAATCGAGCTGCGCATATTGGCTCATCTGTCCGGAGACGAAAACCTGAAAGAAGCGTTTGTACGGGATATGGACATCCACACCAAAACGGCGATGGATGTGTTCGGTGTGTCAGAGGAGGAAGTGACACCGTTGATGCGCCGCCACGCCAAAGCGGTCAATTTTGGGATCGTCTACGGGATCAGTGATTACGGATTGTCGCAAAACCTGAACATCCCCCGTAAAAAAGCAGCGGAGTTCATCGAACGGTATTTTGCGAGCTATCCGGGTGTCAAAGCGTACATGGATCGTGTCGTGGAGCAGGCCAAACAAGACGGTTACGTTACCACGATGCTGAACCGGCGCCGCTATCTGCCGGACATCCGTTCGCGGAACTACAATCTGCGCAGTTTCGCCGAACGGACGGCGATGAACACCCCGATCCAGGGAACGGCGGCAGATATCATCAAGACGGCGATGGTACGCATGGATGAAGTGTTGAAGGCAAAGGGCGCTCAAAGCCGCATGTTGCTCCAGGTGCATGACGAGTTGATTTTTGAAGTGCCGACATCCGAGCTGGATTGGATGAAGGAAACGGTTCGGGAAGTGATGGAGGGGACGATGGCGTTGTCCGTTCCGCTTAAAGTGGATGTTCATCACGGTCCCACATGGTATCAAGCGAAGTAA
- the mutM gene encoding DNA-formamidopyrimidine glycosylase, whose amino-acid sequence MPELPEVETVRQTLEQLIVGKTVADVAVFLPKIVKEPPDVDLFVQRLIGTEVTGVGRRGKFLRIFFGDWVLVSHLRMEGRYSLAQHDEPVEKHTHVIFRFTDKTELRYRDVRQFGTMHLYPAGEEEQYPPLNKLGPEPLSDDFTLDVFRARLAGRKTKLKALLLNQEFLVGLGNIYVDEALFSAGLHPERPADALTEAEQKRLYKSIRSTLAEAVRLGGSSVRSYVNGKGEMGMFQLQIQVYGRKGEPCMRCGEPITRLVVAGRGTHVCLKCQR is encoded by the coding sequence TTGCCGGAATTGCCCGAAGTGGAGACAGTGAGACAAACGCTGGAGCAATTGATCGTCGGAAAAACGGTGGCGGATGTCGCCGTTTTCCTGCCCAAAATCGTAAAGGAACCGCCGGATGTCGACCTGTTTGTCCAGCGGTTGATCGGGACTGAGGTGACCGGAGTGGGGCGCAGGGGCAAGTTTCTGCGCATCTTTTTCGGTGATTGGGTGCTCGTCTCCCACTTGCGCATGGAAGGCAGGTATTCGCTCGCACAACATGATGAGCCGGTGGAAAAGCACACGCATGTGATTTTCCGTTTTACCGACAAAACGGAGTTGCGGTACCGCGACGTGCGGCAGTTCGGTACGATGCATCTTTATCCGGCGGGGGAGGAGGAACAATACCCCCCGCTCAACAAACTGGGTCCGGAACCGCTGTCGGACGACTTTACGCTGGACGTGTTCCGCGCGCGGCTGGCCGGACGCAAAACCAAACTGAAAGCGCTCCTGCTCAACCAAGAGTTTCTGGTTGGTTTGGGCAACATCTATGTCGATGAAGCGCTTTTTTCCGCAGGACTGCATCCCGAGCGACCGGCAGATGCGTTGACCGAAGCGGAACAGAAGCGGTTGTACAAAAGCATCCGCTCCACCTTGGCCGAGGCGGTGCGGTTGGGCGGCTCGTCCGTTCGATCGTATGTCAACGGCAAGGGAGAGATGGGGATGTTTCAATTGCAAATTCAGGTATATGGACGCAAGGGCGAGCCCTGTATGCGCTGCGGGGAACCGATCACGCGGCTGGTCGTCGCCGGTCGGGGTACGCACGTTTGCTTAAAGTGCCAGCGGTGA
- the ytaF gene encoding sporulation membrane protein YtaF — protein sequence MWSTLSMWLLACAVSFDGFVAGLTYGMRRVKIPVVSVGVIAGFSGGLMFLSLHAGHWIAHGFSPFWSRLSGALILIGIGVWTLFNKGQREEEPVLRQAETGKTVLSFEIRMLGLVVQILKTPMAADVDRSGVISPMEAVWLGLALSLDAFGAGLGAAMVGYPPFPLALAIAGTSALFLLTGIRTGWKVSGRRWVSSVEYLPGLLMIAIGLFRLID from the coding sequence GTGTGGTCAACTTTATCGATGTGGTTGCTGGCCTGTGCAGTCAGCTTTGACGGATTCGTGGCCGGCTTGACCTATGGTATGCGGAGAGTGAAGATTCCTGTTGTATCGGTCGGTGTCATAGCAGGGTTCTCCGGTGGATTGATGTTTCTCTCCCTGCATGCGGGACATTGGATCGCACATGGTTTCTCTCCGTTTTGGAGTCGATTGTCAGGTGCACTCATTTTGATCGGGATCGGCGTATGGACGTTGTTCAACAAAGGACAACGGGAGGAGGAACCGGTTCTGCGGCAGGCGGAGACGGGCAAGACCGTACTGTCCTTTGAAATCCGGATGCTCGGGCTGGTCGTACAGATTTTGAAAACACCGATGGCGGCAGATGTGGACCGGTCCGGTGTGATTTCTCCCATGGAAGCCGTATGGCTGGGATTGGCGCTCTCCTTGGACGCTTTCGGGGCCGGTTTGGGAGCGGCGATGGTGGGGTATCCGCCGTTCCCTCTCGCATTGGCGATCGCCGGAACCAGTGCCCTGTTTCTGTTGACCGGCATTCGGACAGGATGGAAAGTGTCGGGACGACGATGGGTGTCTTCGGTGGAGTACCTGCCCGGTTTGCTGATGATCGCCATCGGACTCTTTCGTCTGATTGACTAG
- the coaE gene encoding dephospho-CoA kinase (Dephospho-CoA kinase (CoaE) performs the final step in coenzyme A biosynthesis.) produces MIVGLTGGIATGKSTVSRMLAERGAHIIDADQVAREVVEPHTEGWHRIRVRFGEEVFHPDGTLNRQALGARVFRDTAAREELNRLLHPLIVERMQILTEQCRARDPDGIVVWDTPLLIEGNLTKSVEKVIVVYIPEWLQLQRLIARDGLSEEEARRRIASQLPIEEKKRFADILIDNSGSLAETERQVDQLWKSLNSKNGYDRR; encoded by the coding sequence GTGATTGTCGGATTGACCGGCGGGATTGCAACGGGGAAAAGTACGGTTTCCCGGATGTTGGCTGAACGGGGGGCACATATCATTGATGCCGACCAGGTGGCGCGGGAGGTGGTGGAACCGCACACCGAAGGATGGCATCGGATTCGTGTCCGGTTCGGCGAAGAGGTGTTCCACCCCGACGGGACATTGAATCGGCAGGCGCTGGGAGCGCGGGTGTTTCGTGATACCGCGGCACGGGAAGAGCTGAACCGGTTGTTGCATCCCCTGATCGTGGAACGGATGCAAATACTGACGGAGCAGTGCCGGGCGCGCGATCCCGACGGCATCGTTGTTTGGGACACCCCGCTGTTGATAGAAGGAAATTTGACGAAATCGGTCGAAAAAGTTATCGTGGTATATATCCCGGAATGGTTGCAATTGCAAAGGCTGATTGCCAGGGATGGTTTGAGCGAAGAGGAGGCTAGGCGACGGATTGCCAGTCAGCTGCCCATTGAAGAAAAAAAACGCTTTGCCGATATTTTGATTGACAATTCAGGAAGCTTGGCAGAAACGGAAAGACAGGTTGATCAACTATGGAAATCGCTAAACTCAAAAAATGGTTACGACCGGCGCTAG
- a CDS encoding lytic transglycosylase domain-containing protein — MEIAKLKKWLRPALVALPRKRTMLIAFLTVAAVLLVALPLFVRWMYPLKYEEQIFYSSEVNGADPFLVMAIIRVESKFDPDKRSVKGAEGLMQLMPSTVDWAIQHGKFPSTFRENVKDPAINIHIGTWWIAGLTREFKGNKVAAVAAYNAGPGNVQKWLKQGRWDGTKANIRKIPYGETRHYIQRVMFFYEKYKTIYGPLAPE; from the coding sequence ATGGAAATCGCTAAACTCAAAAAATGGTTACGACCGGCGCTAGTTGCCCTGCCTCGCAAGCGGACGATGCTGATCGCGTTTCTGACAGTGGCAGCGGTCTTGTTGGTGGCACTTCCCTTGTTTGTACGTTGGATGTACCCGTTGAAATATGAGGAGCAGATTTTTTACAGCTCTGAGGTGAACGGTGCCGATCCCTTTTTGGTGATGGCCATTATTCGGGTGGAAAGCAAATTTGACCCTGACAAACGATCCGTCAAAGGAGCCGAAGGATTGATGCAGTTGATGCCCAGTACAGTGGATTGGGCCATTCAACACGGCAAATTTCCGTCGACGTTTCGGGAGAACGTGAAAGATCCGGCGATCAACATACATATCGGCACTTGGTGGATCGCCGGTTTGACCCGGGAATTCAAGGGTAACAAGGTGGCTGCGGTTGCCGCGTACAATGCAGGGCCGGGCAACGTGCAAAAATGGCTGAAGCAGGGGAGATGGGACGGAACCAAAGCGAACATCCGAAAGATTCCCTACGGTGAAACCCGACATTACATCCAACGGGTGATGTTTTTCTACGAAAAATACAAGACGATTTACGGACCGCTGGCACCCGAATAA
- a CDS encoding glyceraldehyde-3-phosphate dehydrogenase: MPLKMAINGFGRIGRMVFRKAIHDPDIEIVAVNATYPAETLAHLIKFDTVHGMMMDDVRAVDDGIIVNGYKVKLVGDRDPSRLPWAELGVDVVVEATGKFRDREGAGLHLQAGAKKVVITAPGKDEDVTIVMGVNEGDYVPEKHHIISNASCTTNCLAPVVKVLHDAFGIESGLVTTVHAYTNDQKNLDNPHKDLRRARACAQSIIPTKTGAAKAIGKVLPELNGKLNGLALRVPTPNVSVVDLVADLRVPVTVEKVNRVLKEAAETAMKGYLQYCELPLVSSDFNGNDHSAIIDAPSTMVISETQVKVLAWYDNEWGYSCRVVDLVKHIGSFLNHETKVRQEATV, translated from the coding sequence ATGCCACTAAAAATGGCAATCAATGGATTCGGACGGATCGGGCGGATGGTATTTCGTAAGGCGATTCATGATCCCGACATTGAAATTGTGGCCGTCAACGCCACCTATCCGGCGGAGACGCTGGCCCATCTGATCAAGTTCGACACCGTGCACGGCATGATGATGGACGACGTGCGCGCGGTGGACGACGGGATCATTGTAAACGGATACAAAGTGAAACTGGTGGGTGATCGTGACCCTTCCCGGTTGCCATGGGCGGAACTGGGCGTGGATGTCGTGGTGGAGGCGACAGGCAAATTCCGCGACCGGGAGGGTGCCGGACTGCACTTGCAGGCGGGTGCGAAAAAAGTGGTGATCACAGCTCCGGGCAAAGACGAAGATGTGACCATTGTCATGGGGGTCAATGAAGGTGATTACGTTCCGGAGAAACACCATATCATCTCCAATGCTTCCTGCACCACCAACTGCTTGGCACCGGTGGTGAAGGTACTGCATGATGCGTTCGGTATTGAAAGCGGGCTGGTGACGACGGTACATGCCTATACCAATGATCAAAAAAACCTGGACAATCCGCACAAGGATTTGCGCAGGGCCCGTGCTTGCGCCCAATCGATCATACCGACCAAAACCGGCGCGGCCAAAGCGATCGGCAAAGTATTGCCAGAGCTGAACGGCAAGCTGAACGGGTTGGCATTACGCGTACCCACTCCCAACGTGTCGGTGGTGGATTTGGTGGCCGACCTGCGCGTGCCGGTCACGGTCGAAAAGGTGAACCGAGTGCTCAAAGAAGCGGCGGAAACCGCGATGAAAGGATACCTCCAATACTGTGAACTGCCGCTGGTCTCCTCCGACTTCAACGGCAACGACCATTCAGCCATCATTGATGCGCCCTCGACAATGGTGATCAGTGAGACGCAGGTGAAAGTGCTGGCGTGGTACGACAACGAATGGGGCTACTCTTGTCGTGTGGTCGATTTGGTCAAGCATATTGGTTCGTTTTTGAACCATGAAACGAAAGTGAGACAGGAAGCTACGGTCTGA
- the nrdR gene encoding transcriptional regulator NrdR yields the protein MRCPFCGSMGSRVLDSRPANEGKSIRRRRECEACGRRFTTFETVEEKPLMVIKKDGGREVFSREKILRGLFRACEKREVPLERLEALVDEIERTLRERGETEVPTKVIGEMIMERLVDVDEVAYVRFASVYRQFQDIDAFVRELEDLLNRTGKS from the coding sequence ATGCGGTGCCCTTTTTGCGGGAGCATGGGAAGCCGGGTTTTGGACTCCCGTCCGGCCAACGAGGGAAAATCGATCCGTCGGCGTCGCGAGTGCGAGGCGTGCGGCAGGCGGTTTACCACCTTTGAAACCGTGGAGGAAAAACCACTGATGGTGATCAAGAAGGACGGGGGCCGGGAAGTATTCAGCAGGGAAAAAATCCTGCGGGGCTTGTTCCGCGCGTGTGAAAAGCGTGAGGTGCCGCTGGAACGGCTGGAAGCGCTCGTGGATGAGATTGAACGCACCTTGCGTGAGCGGGGGGAAACGGAAGTTCCCACCAAAGTGATCGGAGAAATGATCATGGAGCGACTGGTGGATGTGGACGAGGTGGCATATGTGCGGTTTGCATCCGTCTACCGACAATTTCAGGATATCGATGCATTTGTGCGGGAATTGGAGGATTTGTTGAACAGGACGGGAAAATCCTGA
- a CDS encoding replication initiation and membrane attachment family protein translates to MSMLWNQCTPRDEWICRTRRPIHLADIIGLLHLYQPIVGSTAIALYLTLAYQAPPDRAGRSDAHPHLYLMNLLSVSWQDLLESRFLLEGVGLLNTYEVRENTTHRIEYELVPPLVPERFFQSDVLSITLYHRLGKDSYLALRRQLLNREEAAGEPDERVNVTKSFQEVFGCLSPSEVAAAQSDTPSLLPMEGEPTGVTDGQAPPFHWDEASFDMIRSRLKTVIPDEAWTDEVKRQIQEIRFLYGLSDPDLLRALQNPYITRGGEIDIERLRRFVKKEYRLQYGEPPMIKKKALVSEEGKKAPLPEPEKSPEEMTDEEKHIRELEQLSPLELLSYFQDGMRIPDADVELVARLMHEYGLPHGVINVLLEYVLYTHDYKLPKALVEKIAGHWKRRKVQTAREAMEIARQELNWEWKKQQGNRHLTSRGTRTKSIREEKLPHAVAMQMERAQQQASQPRENARDVEKNSESLAEKRARIQAKLIQMRKRLGEKGNRQ, encoded by the coding sequence ATGTCAATGTTATGGAATCAGTGCACACCGCGCGACGAATGGATCTGCCGAACCCGCCGCCCCATTCATCTGGCGGATATTATCGGATTGTTGCATTTGTATCAGCCAATCGTCGGTTCGACCGCCATCGCCCTGTATCTTACCCTGGCGTATCAGGCACCGCCGGATCGGGCTGGTCGATCGGATGCCCATCCTCATTTGTATCTGATGAATCTGTTGTCCGTTTCTTGGCAGGATTTGTTGGAAAGCCGATTTTTACTGGAAGGTGTGGGTCTGCTCAACACGTATGAGGTTCGCGAAAACACGACCCATCGGATTGAATACGAGCTGGTGCCGCCATTGGTTCCGGAGCGTTTTTTCCAGAGTGATGTACTCAGTATCACGTTGTATCATCGTTTGGGCAAAGATTCCTATCTGGCACTCCGCCGGCAGTTGCTGAACAGAGAAGAAGCTGCGGGGGAGCCGGATGAGCGAGTAAATGTCACCAAATCGTTTCAGGAAGTATTCGGATGTTTGTCTCCCTCGGAAGTGGCGGCTGCACAGTCGGATACCCCATCGTTATTGCCGATGGAAGGGGAGCCGACGGGGGTGACGGATGGACAAGCCCCGCCGTTTCACTGGGATGAGGCTTCGTTTGACATGATCCGGTCCCGTTTGAAAACGGTGATCCCGGATGAGGCGTGGACGGATGAGGTGAAGCGGCAAATTCAGGAGATCCGCTTCCTGTACGGACTGAGTGATCCGGACTTGCTTCGGGCGCTGCAAAATCCGTATATCACCAGGGGCGGTGAGATCGACATCGAGCGATTGCGCCGGTTTGTCAAAAAGGAATACCGGTTGCAGTACGGCGAACCGCCGATGATCAAAAAGAAAGCGTTGGTGTCGGAGGAAGGGAAAAAGGCGCCCTTACCCGAACCGGAGAAATCGCCGGAGGAAATGACGGACGAAGAGAAACATATCCGGGAACTGGAGCAACTGTCACCCTTGGAATTATTGTCGTATTTTCAAGATGGTATGCGCATTCCGGATGCCGATGTCGAGCTGGTCGCCCGTCTGATGCACGAATACGGATTGCCGCATGGGGTGATCAACGTCCTGCTGGAATACGTGTTGTATACGCATGACTACAAACTGCCAAAAGCCTTGGTGGAAAAAATCGCCGGGCATTGGAAGCGGCGAAAAGTACAAACTGCTCGGGAAGCGATGGAAATCGCCCGTCAAGAGTTGAATTGGGAGTGGAAAAAACAGCAGGGCAACAGACACCTTACCTCAAGGGGAACCCGGACCAAATCGATTCGGGAAGAGAAGCTCCCCCACGCAGTGGCCATGCAGATGGAACGTGCCCAACAACAGGCTTCCCAGCCACGGGAAAATGCCCGGGACGTCGAAAAAAACTCGGAAAGTCTGGCTGAAAAACGGGCCCGGATCCAAGCGAAACTCATCCAGATGCGCAAACGCCTCGGTGAAAAGGGGAATCGTCAGTGA
- the dnaI gene encoding primosomal protein DnaI, which produces MNSIDKYVSQWKKRLKTDPERQLRTLLSHPSLQVFVQRHPDIPMEVYRRSLSRLHQYVQEQEHCSRCPGLNRCPNLVQGHRSELSVYAGYLDFRMTHCEKWEAHQEQQRRSRLIRSHHIPQDVLSATFELIEQDEHRADVIEAAIDFCSQFSSHGKPRRGLYLYGPLGVGKSRIAGAIAQELVNYNVDSLMVYVPEFVRELREAINEGSVADKLDALKKVTVLVLDDIGAETLTPWIRDEVLGAILQYRVAEGLPVIYTSNLSLDELEDHLAHSNKGGVERMKAKRIMERIRHYVDVYFVDGPNRRETQRSSDCP; this is translated from the coding sequence GTGAATTCGATTGACAAATACGTCAGTCAATGGAAAAAACGGCTGAAAACCGATCCGGAACGACAGTTGCGGACCTTGTTGTCACACCCTTCTCTACAAGTATTTGTCCAGCGTCATCCGGATATACCGATGGAAGTGTACCGCCGTTCTTTGTCCCGTTTGCACCAGTACGTGCAGGAGCAGGAACATTGTTCCCGTTGTCCGGGATTGAACAGATGCCCCAACCTGGTGCAGGGACACCGGTCGGAGCTGTCTGTTTATGCGGGATATCTTGATTTCCGGATGACGCATTGTGAGAAGTGGGAGGCTCATCAAGAACAGCAAAGACGCAGCCGTTTGATCCGCAGTCACCATATCCCGCAAGACGTGTTGTCAGCCACGTTTGAGTTGATCGAACAGGATGAGCATCGAGCCGACGTCATTGAAGCGGCGATCGATTTTTGCAGTCAGTTTTCTTCTCATGGCAAGCCTCGCCGCGGATTATATCTGTATGGACCGCTGGGTGTGGGCAAAAGCCGGATCGCGGGTGCGATCGCACAGGAATTGGTCAATTACAATGTGGATTCCCTGATGGTCTATGTGCCCGAATTTGTGCGTGAGTTACGCGAAGCCATCAACGAGGGGTCCGTAGCGGACAAATTGGATGCACTCAAAAAAGTGACCGTGCTGGTACTGGACGATATCGGTGCGGAAACACTGACGCCGTGGATTCGCGATGAGGTGCTGGGGGCGATATTGCAATATCGCGTAGCCGAGGGGCTGCCTGTCATTTACACCTCCAACCTGTCGTTGGACGAGCTGGAAGATCATTTGGCCCATTCCAACAAAGGCGGTGTGGAGCGGATGAAAGCCAAACGGATCATGGAGCGGATTCGTCATTATGTCGACGTGTATTTCGTGGACGGCCCCAACCGGAGAGAAACCCAACGATCATCCGATTGTCCGTGA
- a CDS encoding nitroreductase family protein, with amino-acid sequence MDIWTAIRTRRSIGVMKPDPVPRKMIEQLLEAAVWAPCHHMTEPWRFFVLTDEGRRPLARTLVEIAREKMTDPDTDENRAKLAKEEQKPFRAPVVIAVAVSPSDDPKVEMVEELAAVHAAVQNMLLAARAMGLGAIWRTGMPCYHPKMKELFGLGEKEQLVGFVYVGYPAIDAPVKKRTPASEKTRWIDKDGPYHK; translated from the coding sequence TTGGATATTTGGACAGCAATCCGTACACGTCGAAGCATCGGCGTGATGAAACCGGACCCGGTGCCGCGGAAGATGATTGAGCAATTGCTGGAGGCGGCGGTGTGGGCGCCTTGTCATCATATGACAGAGCCTTGGCGGTTTTTCGTGTTGACCGATGAGGGGCGCCGTCCATTGGCGCGTACGCTGGTGGAAATTGCCCGGGAAAAGATGACGGACCCCGATACGGACGAAAACCGGGCCAAATTGGCAAAAGAAGAGCAAAAGCCGTTTCGTGCTCCGGTGGTGATCGCGGTAGCGGTGTCCCCGTCCGACGATCCCAAAGTGGAAATGGTGGAGGAACTGGCGGCCGTTCACGCGGCTGTGCAAAACATGTTGCTGGCCGCCCGTGCAATGGGATTGGGGGCGATCTGGCGCACCGGTATGCCGTGTTATCATCCGAAAATGAAGGAATTGTTCGGTCTGGGTGAAAAAGAACAATTGGTCGGCTTTGTATACGTCGGCTATCCCGCCATCGACGCTCCCGTCAAAAAGCGGACTCCTGCCAGTGAAAAAACGCGGTGGATCGATAAGGATGGACCTTATCATAAATGA